A window of Roseovarius sp. THAF27 contains these coding sequences:
- a CDS encoding MurR/RpiR family transcriptional regulator, whose translation MARTVIVKDRLKDMAGALTPAERLLSDTLLRDYPMAGLQSITKLAEASGVSTPTVIRLARKLGFDGFPEMQAALREEASAQIKKPILKREGWPQGRNDSPAFRNFAEAVFDNLNQTIERLDPATFDALAKVLADTRRSIFLLGGRITRSNADYFFNHLQIVRPGVTLLSPSPNVWPQYLIDMGPRSVLVIFDIRRYEADLATLASLAKERGVVIVLFTDQWGSPISQTADHVINALVEVPSSWDSTLGINLIVEALIAAIQTRRQDKARDRIEELEDMFRSTRIFRK comes from the coding sequence GTGGCACGCACCGTCATCGTGAAGGACAGGCTCAAGGACATGGCCGGTGCGCTGACCCCGGCCGAGCGGCTGTTGTCCGACACGCTCTTGCGCGACTATCCCATGGCCGGGCTGCAATCCATCACCAAGCTGGCCGAGGCCTCGGGCGTGTCGACGCCGACAGTCATCCGGCTGGCGCGGAAACTGGGGTTTGACGGCTTTCCCGAGATGCAGGCCGCGCTGCGCGAAGAAGCCTCGGCCCAAATCAAGAAGCCGATCCTGAAGCGCGAGGGATGGCCGCAGGGGCGCAACGATTCCCCCGCCTTCCGCAATTTCGCCGAAGCGGTGTTCGACAACCTGAACCAGACGATCGAGCGGCTCGACCCCGCCACGTTCGACGCGCTGGCCAAGGTGCTGGCCGACACGCGGCGCAGCATCTTCCTGCTGGGCGGGCGCATCACGCGCTCGAACGCGGATTACTTCTTCAATCACCTTCAGATCGTCCGGCCCGGCGTGACGCTGTTGTCCCCCTCGCCCAACGTGTGGCCGCAATACCTGATCGACATGGGGCCGAGATCCGTCCTGGTGATATTCGACATCCGCCGCTACGAGGCGGACCTGGCCACGCTCGCTAGCCTCGCCAAGGAGCGCGGCGTGGTTATCGTGCTCTTTACCGACCAGTGGGGCTCGCCGATCTCGCAAACCGCCGATCACGTCATCAACGCGCTGGTCGAGGTGCCGTCAAGCTGGGACTCGACCCTTGGGATCAACCTGATCGTCGAGGCGCTGATCGCCGCGATCCAGACCCGGCGCCAGGACAAGGCGCGCGACCGGATCGAGGAACTGGAGGACATGTTCCGTTCCACGCGGATTTTCAGGAAATAG
- a CDS encoding putative DNA modification/repair radical SAM protein gives MRKSLSDKLAILADAAKYDASCASSGTTRRDSRNGGIGSAGGSGICHAYTPDGRCISLLKILMTNFCIYDCAYCINRVSSGVERARFTPEEVVTLTLEFYRRNYIEGLFLSSGIIKSPDDTMADITRIARMLREDHGFKGYIHLKTIPEASQELIDEAGRYADRLSVNIELPKDDSTRTLAPQKRPETIRAAMASVRLKQQASKERSHTGKRAPKFAPAGQSTQMIVGADGSNDKAILTTSSRLYTGYKLRRVYYSAFSPIPDSSAMLPLIKPPLVREHRLYQADWLLRFYGFDVDEITDVAPSGNLDLDIDPKLAWALAHRGQFPVDVNRAGRDVLLRVPGFGTKTVNRILTARRSGALRYADLLRIGARMGMAKSFVTTPDWSPGGLTDSADLRARFAPAPEQLSLF, from the coding sequence ATGCGCAAAAGCCTGTCAGACAAGCTCGCCATTCTCGCCGACGCCGCCAAGTACGACGCCTCCTGCGCGTCGTCGGGCACCACCCGCCGCGACAGCCGCAATGGCGGTATCGGCAGCGCGGGGGGCAGCGGCATCTGTCACGCCTACACGCCCGACGGGCGCTGCATCAGCCTGCTTAAGATCCTGATGACGAATTTCTGCATCTACGACTGCGCCTATTGCATCAACCGCGTCAGCAGCGGGGTGGAGCGCGCGCGTTTCACGCCCGAAGAGGTCGTGACCCTCACTCTGGAATTCTACCGCCGCAATTACATCGAGGGTTTGTTCCTCAGTTCCGGCATCATCAAAAGCCCGGACGATACCATGGCCGACATCACCCGGATCGCCCGGATGCTGCGTGAGGATCATGGCTTCAAGGGCTACATTCACCTCAAGACCATCCCCGAGGCCAGCCAGGAGCTGATCGACGAGGCCGGACGCTATGCCGACCGCCTGTCGGTCAATATCGAGCTTCCCAAGGATGACAGCACCCGGACGCTGGCACCGCAAAAGCGTCCCGAAACGATCCGAGCCGCGATGGCATCGGTCCGGCTCAAGCAGCAGGCCAGCAAGGAACGCTCGCACACCGGCAAGCGCGCGCCCAAGTTTGCGCCGGCGGGGCAGTCCACGCAGATGATCGTCGGCGCGGACGGCTCGAACGACAAGGCGATCCTGACGACCTCGTCGCGGCTCTACACTGGCTACAAGCTGCGCCGCGTCTATTACTCGGCCTTCTCGCCCATCCCCGACAGTTCCGCCATGCTGCCGCTGATCAAACCGCCCTTGGTACGCGAACATCGCCTTTACCAGGCCGACTGGCTCTTGCGCTTCTACGGCTTCGACGTGGACGAGATCACCGATGTGGCGCCGTCGGGCAATCTCGATCTCGACATCGACCCGAAGCTCGCCTGGGCGCTGGCGCATCGCGGGCAGTTCCCGGTGGACGTCAACCGCGCTGGGCGCGACGTGCTGTTGCGCGTGCCGGGGTTTGGGACCAAGACCGTCAACCGCATCCTGACCGCCCGTCGCTCCGGCGCGCTGCGCTATGCCGACCTTTTGCGCATCGGCGCGCGGATGGGCATGGCCAAATCCTTTGTCACCACGCCAGACTGGTCTCCCGGCGGCCTGACCGACAGCGCAGACCTGCGCGCCCGCTTCGCGCCTGCGCCGGAACAGTTGAGCCTCTTCTGA
- a CDS encoding UdgX family uracil-DNA binding protein (This protein belongs to the uracil DNA glycosylase superfamily, members of which act in excision repair of DNA. However, it belongs more specifically to UdgX branch, whose founding member was found to bind uracil in DNA (where it does not belong), without cleaving it, appears to promote DNA repair by a pathway involving RecA, rather than base excision.) — protein sequence MYRVTLPTLGFFEAWRDAARRLLTHAVPPDQVEWGRGEDTSLFPADPLPEADGLHAATTTKEFLSLAKTALCHTGTEAPTLLYQALHRHQTNRRALANPADPIARKLSVLQKAVRRDIHKMHAFVRFRELPSEGQRRSFGAWFEPDHLILETGTPFFAKRFADMDWMIATPQGVARFEDGTHTFHPPAARPDLPEDAAEALWGTYFANIFNPARLHLQAMRSEMPLKYWKNLPETDLIPGMLADAEARVEKMRAAMPTEVPTHAERILSRLPQPSVPDLPNTMEEARAAAMHCKRCGLCEAATQTVWGRGHAQAKLMIVGEQPGDAEDLAGKPFVGPAGQLLTDLMDEAEVVDSWMTNAVKHFKFRPTGKRRMHQNPNRHEIDHCRWWLDLERRFVKPTLTVALGGSAAYALTGNDAPLKPRRGKIETAHDGGAVLVTWHPSYILRLDGPAAATARAELLDDLAAAADVIRADLSRPPTASSHV from the coding sequence ATGTACCGCGTCACGCTCCCGACGCTCGGCTTTTTTGAGGCGTGGCGCGACGCCGCCCGACGCCTGCTGACACATGCCGTCCCGCCGGACCAGGTGGAATGGGGCAGGGGCGAGGACACCAGCCTGTTCCCTGCCGATCCGCTGCCCGAGGCGGATGGCCTCCATGCCGCGACCACGACCAAGGAATTTCTGTCTCTGGCCAAGACCGCGCTCTGCCACACCGGCACCGAGGCGCCGACGCTGCTCTACCAGGCGCTGCACCGTCACCAGACAAACCGCCGCGCGCTCGCCAACCCCGCCGATCCCATCGCCCGCAAACTCTCGGTGCTGCAAAAGGCCGTGCGCCGCGACATCCACAAGATGCACGCCTTCGTGCGCTTTCGCGAACTGCCGTCCGAAGGCCAGCGCCGCAGCTTCGGCGCGTGGTTCGAACCCGATCACCTCATCCTGGAAACCGGCACGCCCTTCTTTGCCAAGCGCTTTGCCGACATGGACTGGATGATCGCCACGCCGCAGGGCGTCGCCCGCTTCGAGGATGGCACCCATACGTTCCACCCGCCCGCGGCGCGCCCCGACTTGCCCGAAGACGCGGCCGAGGCGCTTTGGGGCACCTATTTTGCCAATATCTTCAATCCCGCGCGCCTGCATCTTCAGGCCATGCGCTCGGAAATGCCGCTGAAATACTGGAAGAACCTGCCCGAGACCGACCTCATCCCCGGGATGCTCGCCGACGCCGAGGCGCGGGTGGAAAAAATGCGTGCCGCCATGCCGACCGAGGTGCCCACCCATGCCGAACGCATCCTCAGCCGCCTGCCGCAGCCGAGCGTGCCCGACCTGCCGAACACCATGGAAGAGGCCCGCGCCGCCGCAATGCACTGCAAGCGTTGTGGGCTGTGCGAGGCGGCCACCCAGACCGTCTGGGGCAGGGGGCACGCCCAGGCCAAGCTGATGATCGTCGGCGAACAGCCCGGCGATGCCGAGGACCTCGCCGGCAAGCCGTTCGTGGGCCCCGCGGGCCAGTTGCTGACCGACCTGATGGACGAGGCCGAGGTCGTCGACAGCTGGATGACCAACGCGGTCAAGCACTTTAAATTCCGCCCCACAGGCAAGCGCCGGATGCACCAGAACCCGAACCGGCACGAGATCGACCATTGCCGCTGGTGGCTCGACCTGGAACGACGGTTCGTGAAGCCGACCCTGACTGTCGCGCTTGGCGGCTCGGCGGCCTACGCGCTGACGGGCAACGACGCGCCGCTGAAACCGCGCCGTGGCAAGATCGAGACCGCACATGACGGCGGCGCGGTTCTGGTGACATGGCACCCGAGTTATATTTTGCGGCTGGATGGCCCCGCCGCAGCGACAGCGCGGGCAGAGTTGCTCGACGACCTTGCCGCCGCGGCTGATGTCATCCGGGCGGATCTCTCGCGTCCGCCGACGGCGTCGTCTCATGTGTGA
- a CDS encoding NAD-dependent succinate-semialdehyde dehydrogenase produces the protein MSKIETINPATAEKIADYETMSEAEAIEAVEACHAAFLDWREKSHEDRGAVLKAIAKELRENTGELSQVMTREMGKLLKDGKDEIELCAQIFEYTAEHGPGQLKDETRDLGDGNKGLVTYQPIGVVYSIQPWNFPMYQPVRVLAAALMAGNGCVLKHAEICTGSALRLREICIKAGLPKDIFRVLLIDHDTSDKVIEHDKVRGVTMTGSDAAGSHIGSVASKALKKTVLELGSNDAFLVLEDADVEQAVKLSVQGRLYNNGQTCVNAKRFIVTDKVYDQFVDAYVSAMDKIRVGAPDDDDTELGPLSSQDQLETVMEQVEESVKKGAKILCGGKKLDRDGAYYPATVLGDVTPGMPAYDDEIFGPVASVIRAKDDEDAMRIANDSRYGLGGGIFSKDTERATEMAKKYFDTGMVRINSFGAAHPNMPFGGVKDSGYGREHGGFGVREFVNIKGIWLD, from the coding sequence ATGTCCAAGATCGAAACCATCAACCCCGCCACCGCAGAGAAGATTGCCGACTACGAGACCATGAGCGAAGCCGAGGCGATCGAGGCCGTCGAGGCCTGCCATGCCGCGTTCCTCGACTGGCGTGAAAAGAGCCATGAAGACCGCGGCGCAGTGTTGAAAGCGATTGCGAAGGAGCTGCGCGAAAACACTGGCGAGCTGTCGCAGGTGATGACCCGGGAGATGGGCAAGCTGCTGAAAGACGGCAAGGACGAAATCGAACTGTGCGCGCAGATCTTCGAGTACACCGCCGAGCACGGGCCGGGCCAGCTGAAGGACGAGACCCGCGACTTGGGTGACGGCAACAAGGGGCTGGTGACGTATCAGCCGATCGGCGTGGTCTATTCGATCCAGCCGTGGAACTTCCCGATGTATCAGCCGGTGCGCGTTCTGGCCGCTGCACTGATGGCGGGCAATGGCTGCGTCCTGAAACATGCCGAGATCTGCACCGGCAGCGCCCTGCGCCTGCGTGAAATCTGTATCAAGGCGGGTCTGCCCAAGGATATCTTCCGGGTTCTGCTGATCGACCACGACACGTCGGACAAGGTCATCGAACATGACAAGGTGCGCGGCGTGACCATGACCGGCTCGGACGCCGCCGGCAGCCATATCGGCTCGGTCGCCAGCAAGGCCCTGAAGAAGACGGTGCTGGAGCTTGGGTCGAACGACGCATTCCTGGTGCTGGAAGACGCGGATGTGGAGCAGGCGGTGAAACTGTCGGTTCAGGGGCGGCTTTACAACAACGGCCAGACCTGCGTGAACGCCAAGCGCTTCATCGTGACAGACAAGGTCTATGATCAGTTTGTCGACGCCTACGTCTCCGCGATGGACAAGATCAGGGTGGGTGCGCCCGACGACGACGACACCGAGCTTGGCCCGCTGAGCAGCCAGGACCAGCTGGAGACCGTGATGGAGCAGGTGGAGGAAAGCGTCAAGAAAGGCGCCAAGATCCTCTGCGGCGGCAAGAAGCTGGACCGCGACGGTGCGTATTATCCCGCGACCGTGCTGGGCGACGTGACGCCCGGAATGCCGGCCTATGACGACGAGATCTTCGGCCCCGTCGCCTCGGTCATCCGCGCCAAGGACGACGAGGACGCGATGCGCATCGCCAACGACAGCCGGTATGGACTGGGTGGCGGCATCTTCTCGAAGGATACCGAACGCGCGACCGAGATGGCGAAGAAGTACTTCGACACCGGCATGGTGCGGATCAACAGCTTTGGCGCCGCACACCCGAACATGCCGTTCGGCGGCGTCAAGGACTCCGGCTATGGCCGCGAGCATGGTGGCTTCGGCGTGCGGGAGTTCGTCAACATCAAAGGTATCTGGCTGGATTGA
- a CDS encoding mannosyl-3-phosphoglycerate phosphatase, producing MPKFVFYCRGMTLGPRLLVFSDLDGTLLDHASYSWQPAAGVLRRLELAGCGVILASSKTAAEIAPLRDAMGLRAWPAIVENGSGVLDPGADGTGDDAAYRELRAAIARLPTGFTGFGDMTSQDIAAHTGLSAKAAELARARQFSEPGLWSGNDADREIFIDKARQAGLAAQQGGRFLTLSFGGTKADRMDALIARYRPARTVALGDAPNDVEMLNRADFGVVVANPAAPGIPPLPGEDAGRIRRTRLPGPQGWAEAMTALLDELTTTKDP from the coding sequence ATGCCGAAATTTGTGTTCTACTGTCGGGGCATGACCCTTGGCCCGCGCCTTCTTGTTTTCTCGGATCTCGACGGAACGCTTCTGGATCACGCAAGCTATTCCTGGCAGCCGGCAGCCGGGGTTCTGAGGCGGCTGGAGCTTGCGGGTTGCGGCGTGATCCTGGCCAGCAGCAAGACCGCGGCCGAGATCGCCCCCCTGCGCGACGCAATGGGTCTGCGCGCCTGGCCTGCCATCGTGGAAAACGGCAGCGGCGTGCTGGATCCGGGCGCGGACGGCACGGGCGACGACGCCGCCTACCGGGAACTTCGTGCCGCAATCGCGCGTTTGCCGACAGGGTTTACCGGGTTTGGCGACATGACATCTCAGGACATCGCGGCGCATACCGGGCTGTCGGCCAAGGCTGCCGAACTGGCGCGGGCGCGGCAATTCAGCGAGCCGGGGCTATGGTCAGGCAACGACGCGGACCGAGAGATTTTCATCGACAAGGCGCGACAAGCCGGCTTGGCGGCGCAACAGGGCGGGCGGTTTCTGACCCTGTCCTTCGGCGGCACCAAGGCCGATCGCATGGATGCGTTGATCGCCCGCTATCGCCCGGCCAGAACGGTGGCCTTGGGCGATGCGCCGAACGATGTCGAGATGCTGAACCGGGCCGATTTCGGCGTCGTGGTGGCCAACCCGGCCGCGCCCGGCATCCCGCCCCTGCCCGGAGAGGACGCGGGCCGCATCCGGCGCACCCGCCTGCCCGGCCCCCAAGGCTGGGCCGAGGCCATGACCGCGCTTCTGGACGAGTTAACCACCACGAAAGATCCCTGA
- a CDS encoding glycosyl transferase codes for MADFHQNGNITTLHNLRTRSLDDLTYELTAFAETRKISLILPSLYSELEGPALHHIINELREVPYLHRIIIGLDQADEAQYRHAIEFFGRLPQQHMVLWNDSPRMKALGARLEDKGIAPEEPGKGKNVWTCMGYLIACADTSVMALHDCDILTYDRELLARLVYPAAHPGFRYQMVKGYYPRVDGTKLNGRVTRLLVSPLLIALKKVIGDRDYLDYLRSFRYPLSGEFAMRTPMLPDLRVPSDWGLEIGVLSEAWRNLAPQSVCQVEISDAYDHKHQDLSPEDASKGLSRMSTDICKAIFRKLASDGTVFTPNLFRTLKATYYRIALDLLESYYADAKMNGLNVDRHKEEKSVELFAENIIRAGTVFLENPQATPFIPTWSRVHAADPEFLSDLKAAAFQDTEEFS; via the coding sequence ATGGCCGATTTTCATCAGAACGGAAATATCACGACGCTGCACAACCTGCGCACCCGCAGTCTGGACGACCTGACCTACGAGCTGACGGCGTTTGCCGAGACGCGGAAGATCTCGCTGATCCTGCCCAGCTTGTATTCCGAACTGGAAGGTCCCGCGCTGCACCACATCATCAACGAGTTGCGCGAGGTGCCCTATCTGCACCGGATCATCATAGGGCTCGACCAGGCCGACGAGGCGCAGTACCGCCACGCCATCGAGTTCTTCGGCCGCCTGCCGCAGCAGCACATGGTTCTGTGGAACGACAGCCCCCGGATGAAGGCGCTTGGCGCCCGGCTGGAGGACAAGGGCATCGCCCCCGAAGAGCCGGGCAAGGGCAAGAACGTCTGGACCTGCATGGGGTACCTGATCGCCTGTGCCGATACCTCCGTCATGGCGCTGCATGATTGCGATATACTGACCTATGACCGCGAGTTGCTGGCGCGGCTGGTCTATCCCGCCGCCCACCCCGGCTTTCGCTACCAGATGGTCAAGGGATACTACCCGCGCGTCGACGGCACCAAGCTGAACGGGCGCGTGACGCGCCTGTTGGTCAGCCCTCTCCTGATCGCGCTGAAGAAGGTGATCGGGGATCGCGATTACCTCGATTACCTGCGCAGTTTCCGCTATCCCTTGTCGGGCGAGTTTGCCATGCGTACGCCGATGCTTCCCGACCTGCGGGTGCCCTCGGACTGGGGGCTTGAGATCGGCGTGCTGTCCGAAGCGTGGCGCAACCTGGCGCCGCAATCGGTCTGCCAGGTCGAGATTTCGGATGCCTACGACCACAAGCACCAGGACCTGTCGCCCGAGGACGCCTCGAAAGGCCTGAGCCGGATGTCGACGGATATCTGCAAGGCCATCTTCCGCAAGCTGGCCTCGGACGGGACGGTGTTCACCCCCAACCTCTTCCGCACGCTGAAGGCCACCTATTACCGCATCGCGCTGGACCTACTGGAAAGCTACTACGCCGATGCCAAGATGAACGGCCTGAACGTGGACCGCCACAAGGAAGAGAAATCGGTCGAGCTTTTCGCCGAGAACATCATCCGCGCCGGTACCGTGTTCCTGGAAAACCCGCAGGCGACGCCCTTCATCCCGACATGGAGCCGTGTCCATGCCGCCGATCCGGAATTCCTGTCGGATCTCAAGGCGGCGGCGTTTCAGGACACCGAGGAATTCAGCTGA
- a CDS encoding catalase — MTKRKTLTTTSGSPYTTNETSRTAGARGPVMLEDHQLIEKLAHQNRERIPERVVHAKGWGLQGTFTVTKDITQYSCAKLFSEVGKQTEVLSRWSTVAGESGAADAERDVRGFSLKFYTEDGNWDMVGNNTPIFFVRDAFKFPDFIRTQKRHPKTNLRSPEAMFDFWSAQPESVHQVTILMSDRGIPRSPAHMNGYGSHTFSMWNDKGERHWVKFHFRTHQGHETLSDDKAAEIIGHTRESYQEELWHMIEDGNHPKWTLFIQVMTEEQALETDFNPFDLTKVWPHDEFPLIEVGELEMHTFPENYFQLVENAAYSPNNVVPGIGFSPDKMLQARLFAYADAHRYRLGTHYEMLPANAPKNAEVRHYHKDGAMRFFSNDFGNPNAYYEPNQYDGPVADESAEEPPLRIDPEAVVGRFKQEESDVDYVQPRALYAEVLSDEERDRLHKNMAGGMAPVSEDVKERWLAVLRKVHPDYEAGVRKALETGNHGEPSLPVTDDTPVEAAE, encoded by the coding sequence ATGACCAAACGCAAGACACTGACCACCACCTCGGGGAGCCCCTACACCACCAACGAGACCTCGCGTACCGCCGGTGCGCGGGGTCCGGTGATGCTGGAAGATCACCAGCTGATCGAGAAGCTGGCGCACCAGAACCGCGAACGCATCCCCGAACGCGTGGTGCACGCCAAGGGCTGGGGGCTGCAAGGGACCTTCACGGTGACCAAGGACATCACCCAGTATTCCTGCGCCAAGCTGTTCTCCGAGGTCGGCAAACAGACCGAGGTCCTGTCGCGCTGGTCCACTGTGGCCGGCGAAAGCGGCGCGGCGGATGCCGAGCGGGACGTGCGGGGCTTTTCGCTGAAGTTCTACACCGAGGATGGCAACTGGGACATGGTGGGCAACAACACCCCTATCTTCTTTGTCCGGGACGCGTTCAAGTTTCCCGACTTCATCCGCACGCAGAAGCGTCACCCCAAAACCAACCTGCGCTCGCCCGAGGCGATGTTCGATTTCTGGTCGGCGCAGCCAGAAAGCGTGCACCAGGTGACGATCCTGATGTCGGACCGCGGTATCCCGCGCAGCCCGGCGCATATGAACGGCTATGGCAGCCACACATTCTCGATGTGGAACGACAAGGGCGAGCGGCATTGGGTGAAGTTCCATTTCCGCACGCATCAGGGCCACGAGACGTTGTCCGACGACAAGGCGGCCGAGATCATCGGGCACACGCGCGAAAGCTATCAGGAAGAGCTGTGGCACATGATCGAGGACGGCAACCATCCCAAGTGGACGCTGTTCATTCAGGTCATGACCGAGGAGCAGGCTCTGGAGACCGACTTCAACCCGTTCGATCTGACCAAGGTCTGGCCGCATGACGAGTTTCCGCTGATCGAGGTGGGCGAGCTGGAAATGCACACCTTCCCGGAGAACTATTTCCAGCTGGTCGAGAATGCCGCGTACAGCCCCAACAACGTGGTGCCAGGCATCGGGTTTTCGCCCGACAAGATGCTGCAGGCGCGGCTCTTTGCCTATGCCGACGCGCATCGCTATCGGCTGGGCACGCATTACGAGATGCTACCGGCGAACGCGCCGAAGAACGCGGAAGTTCGCCACTATCACAAGGACGGCGCGATGCGGTTCTTCAGCAACGATTTCGGCAATCCGAACGCCTATTACGAGCCGAACCAGTATGACGGTCCCGTGGCCGACGAAAGCGCCGAGGAGCCGCCCCTGCGGATCGACCCCGAGGCCGTGGTGGGCCGGTTCAAGCAGGAGGAAAGCGACGTCGATTACGTTCAACCCCGCGCGCTTTATGCCGAGGTGCTGAGCGACGAAGAGCGCGACCGCCTGCACAAGAACATGGCCGGCGGCATGGCGCCCGTGTCGGAGGACGTCAAGGAACGCTGGCTGGCCGTCCTGAGGAAGGTGCATCCCGACTATGAGGCAGGCGTGCGCAAGGCGCTGGAGACCGGCAATCACGGTGAGCCGTCGTTGCCGGTGACGGACGACACGCCGGTGGAAGCCGCCGAATAG